One genomic window of Haloferax mediterranei ATCC 33500 includes the following:
- a CDS encoding DUF7501 family protein: MSQDVSPSVIAHTWDDPTRCPFCLAELESEGAGFMDHLDESPICQQGFGMWRDAVADDVAGEWSG, translated from the coding sequence ATGTCCCAGGACGTATCCCCCTCGGTCATCGCGCACACGTGGGACGACCCAACCCGCTGCCCGTTCTGCCTCGCCGAACTGGAAAGCGAAGGCGCAGGCTTCATGGACCACCTCGACGAGAGTCCAATCTGCCAGCAAGGCTTCGGAATGTGGCGCGATGCAGTCGCCGACGACGTTGCCGGCGAATGGTCCGGTTGA
- a CDS encoding ester cyclase, with translation MSTTTEQERQNRESFIRVAEELWNKRNYDVVDEEYDPLVEAHAFSEPDGVVGTEAMKAWAKKYHDAFSDFHIEVFDVKAKDEFVYGRYRLTGTHDGTLRREGGDDIPATHRDVETWGLVEARYEGGLCIEEWNSTDIMTMLSQLGVVPE, from the coding sequence ATGTCAACAACAACCGAACAGGAACGACAGAACCGAGAATCGTTCATCCGCGTCGCGGAAGAACTGTGGAACAAGCGGAACTACGACGTCGTCGACGAGGAGTACGACCCGCTCGTCGAGGCGCACGCGTTTTCCGAACCGGATGGTGTCGTCGGAACGGAGGCGATGAAAGCCTGGGCGAAGAAGTACCACGACGCGTTCTCCGACTTCCACATCGAGGTGTTCGACGTGAAGGCGAAAGACGAGTTCGTCTACGGACGGTATCGTCTCACCGGAACACACGACGGAACGCTCCGGAGGGAAGGTGGCGACGATATTCCAGCAACCCACCGCGACGTTGAGACGTGGGGTCTCGTAGAAGCCCGCTACGAGGGTGGCCTGTGCATCGAAGAATGGAACAGCACGGATATCATGACGATGCTGTCGCAACTCGGCGTTGTACCCGAGTGA
- a CDS encoding MFS transporter encodes MTETQEYRVVGLVSGSHVVNHAYLVALAPVIGTVASEFGVSIAAVGLAIGVQGAVVTLLQLPFGYLSDSRSRTLVLALSLVVGTVGIVATAVAPTYQWLLVSQALLGVGIAGHHPAQYPLLATATSEASRGRAYSLHALGGSLGFAVPYAIAAGVDALGFGWRWSIVVLAVLGAGFSLVALPLARGFPESIRKPAAEDRPDSRPSISAVRQGATDLLASSGLMGLALLSFLTSAAAWCIRTYSPQLLADGYGLLPSTANLLVSGMLVTGAGMILLGGTLTDRIGPGNVALGGYAALVGLAALLASGSLPLALLVLVLPFSGTISVSRPARSTLADRLSARSDLGKSFAVVTVGISLGGAVAPPAFGALIDVSGVRVAFGVVAVLGVLSLGMTQWLLGRVDGSARDPKAAASD; translated from the coding sequence GTGACGGAGACACAGGAGTATCGGGTCGTCGGCCTCGTTTCCGGGTCACACGTCGTCAACCACGCCTATCTGGTCGCGCTCGCGCCGGTCATCGGCACGGTCGCCTCGGAGTTCGGTGTGAGCATCGCCGCCGTCGGCCTCGCTATCGGTGTTCAGGGGGCCGTCGTGACGCTCCTGCAACTCCCCTTCGGCTACCTCTCCGATTCGCGAAGTCGGACACTCGTCCTCGCACTCTCGCTCGTCGTCGGTACCGTCGGAATCGTCGCGACCGCCGTCGCACCCACGTATCAGTGGCTCCTCGTCTCACAGGCGCTTCTCGGCGTCGGCATCGCGGGCCACCACCCAGCGCAGTATCCGCTTCTCGCAACAGCCACCTCGGAAGCGAGTCGTGGCCGCGCGTACTCGCTGCACGCGCTCGGCGGGTCGCTCGGCTTCGCCGTTCCCTACGCAATCGCCGCCGGTGTCGATGCGCTCGGATTCGGTTGGCGGTGGTCTATCGTTGTCCTCGCCGTCCTCGGTGCGGGATTTTCGCTCGTCGCGCTGCCGCTCGCGCGTGGCTTCCCCGAATCAATCCGTAAACCGGCGGCGGAGGACCGACCGGACTCTCGCCCGTCGATTTCGGCTGTTCGACAGGGTGCGACGGACCTCCTCGCGTCGTCTGGATTGATGGGACTCGCCCTTCTTTCGTTTCTCACCTCGGCGGCCGCGTGGTGTATCCGGACTTACTCGCCGCAACTGCTTGCTGACGGATATGGCCTGCTTCCGAGTACGGCGAATCTCCTCGTCTCGGGGATGCTCGTCACGGGTGCAGGAATGATTCTTCTCGGTGGAACGCTCACCGACCGTATCGGTCCCGGGAACGTCGCACTCGGCGGGTACGCGGCGCTTGTTGGATTGGCTGCCCTTCTCGCCAGCGGGTCGCTCCCGCTTGCACTCCTCGTCTTAGTACTCCCCTTCAGCGGGACTATCAGCGTCTCTCGACCGGCGCGCTCGACGCTGGCTGACCGACTCTCGGCGCGGAGTGACCTCGGGAAAAGCTTCGCCGTCGTCACCGTCGGTATCTCGCTCGGTGGGGCCGTTGCCCCGCCCGCGTTCGGTGCGCTTATCGACGTTTCAGGTGTCCGTGTCGCCTTCGGCGTCGTCGCCGTTCTCGGTGTCTTATCGCTCGGGATGACACAGTGGCTCCTCGGTCGGGTCGACGGGTCGGCACGCGACCCAAAGGCGGCGGCGAGTGATTAA
- a CDS encoding DUF58 domain-containing protein: MIDPGFLAELDRFDTSLKRVSNAPLQGDQRSPDVGEGLTFSDHRRYAPGDDPRLIDWKAYARTEELFIKRFEAERNLTVHVLLDATASMDFGESDLNKFEYGAKLGLGFCHLTAEDNNDFQFSLIGDVPDRIDTDASSRGEVLRLVNHLNETTPTGDGDITAALEEYAETIRSRSLILVVSDLLFDPDDVAAGLTALARNDVVVAQVLTPEEIGPEATGDAIFEDPESDAIRRTYFGGTAARRYSDRLQAHLDDVEERCQALGIERELVDTGGDFFDTFAGLWLGARLGGDHRD; this comes from the coding sequence ATGATAGACCCCGGTTTCCTCGCCGAACTCGACCGCTTCGACACCTCACTCAAGCGCGTCTCGAACGCGCCTTTGCAAGGCGACCAGCGGTCGCCGGACGTCGGCGAGGGGTTGACCTTCAGCGACCACCGACGATACGCCCCCGGCGACGACCCGCGACTCATCGACTGGAAGGCGTACGCACGGACGGAAGAGCTGTTCATCAAGCGATTCGAGGCCGAGCGCAATCTGACGGTTCACGTCCTCCTCGATGCGACGGCCTCCATGGACTTCGGCGAGAGCGACCTGAATAAATTCGAGTACGGCGCGAAACTGGGACTCGGCTTCTGTCATCTCACCGCCGAAGACAACAACGACTTCCAGTTCTCGCTCATCGGCGACGTGCCCGACCGCATCGACACCGACGCGTCGAGTCGCGGCGAAGTGCTTCGTCTGGTCAACCACCTCAACGAGACGACACCGACGGGCGACGGGGACATTACGGCGGCGCTGGAGGAGTACGCTGAGACCATCCGCTCGCGGTCGCTCATTCTCGTCGTCAGCGACCTCCTTTTCGACCCCGACGACGTCGCCGCCGGACTCACCGCGCTCGCCCGTAACGACGTGGTCGTCGCGCAGGTACTCACACCCGAAGAGATTGGCCCAGAAGCGACTGGTGATGCAATCTTCGAGGACCCCGAATCGGACGCAATCCGGCGGACCTACTTCGGCGGGACGGCCGCACGGAGATACAGCGACAGGCTTCAGGCGCACCTCGACGATGTCGAAGAGCGGTGTCAAGCGCTGGGAATCGAGCGAGAACTGGTCGATACCGGCGGTGACTTCTTCGACACGTTCGCCGGCCTATGGCTGGGTGCGCGACTCGGCGGCGACCACCGGGACTGA
- a CDS encoding AAA family ATPase produces the protein MSDDQDWNLSDDVNQVASPNGADSPATGGAESPPKTNLSDLSIEDLQSSVAAVKDEVGKRIIGQQDVIERLLVCVLCDGNALLESNPGLGKTTLVRALTEATDLQFSRVQNTPDLMPSDITGTEIIRESSEGREFVFERGPIFANVVLADEINRATPKTQAALLEAMQEKQVTAAGETYSLPKPFFVLATQNPIDQGGTYPLPEAQTDRFLMKILVDYPELDEERTIVKQYAEGGSVPEIERVLPRTHLLAAQRLVQRVPIADDIRDRTIELVRQTREDDAIEFGASPRASMSLVLAAKARAFIHGRSHVSWEDVAEMAAPVIRHRIILDFRAEREGLTPDDVVERLLE, from the coding sequence ATGAGTGACGACCAAGACTGGAACCTTTCAGACGACGTCAACCAAGTAGCTAGCCCCAACGGGGCCGATTCACCCGCTACTGGCGGGGCCGAATCGCCACCCAAAACCAACCTTTCCGATCTGAGCATCGAAGACCTCCAATCGAGCGTCGCAGCCGTGAAAGACGAGGTCGGAAAGCGCATCATCGGGCAGCAAGACGTCATCGAGCGCCTCCTCGTCTGCGTGCTCTGTGATGGCAACGCCCTTCTCGAATCGAACCCCGGTCTCGGGAAGACGACACTCGTCCGCGCCCTCACGGAGGCGACCGACCTGCAGTTCTCGCGCGTCCAGAACACGCCAGACCTGATGCCCTCGGACATCACCGGGACCGAAATCATCCGCGAGTCGTCGGAGGGACGCGAGTTCGTCTTCGAACGCGGTCCCATCTTCGCCAACGTGGTCCTCGCCGACGAGATAAACCGTGCGACGCCGAAGACGCAGGCCGCGCTCCTCGAAGCGATGCAGGAAAAGCAGGTTACGGCGGCCGGAGAGACCTACTCGCTTCCCAAACCGTTTTTCGTCCTCGCGACCCAGAACCCCATCGACCAGGGTGGGACGTACCCGCTTCCGGAAGCGCAGACCGACCGCTTCCTGATGAAGATACTCGTGGATTACCCGGAACTCGACGAGGAGCGAACCATCGTCAAACAGTACGCCGAAGGCGGGTCGGTTCCCGAAATCGAGCGCGTCCTTCCTCGAACGCACCTGCTCGCGGCGCAGCGACTCGTCCAGCGAGTCCCCATCGCCGACGATATCCGGGACCGAACCATCGAACTCGTCCGCCAGACCCGCGAAGACGACGCAATCGAGTTCGGTGCGAGTCCCCGCGCGAGTATGTCGCTCGTCCTCGCGGCGAAGGCGCGGGCGTTCATCCACGGCCGGAGTCACGTGTCGTGGGAGGACGTGGCCGAGATGGCCGCACCCGTGATTCGCCACCGCATCATCCTCGATTTCCGGGCGGAGCGCGAAGGGCTGACACCCGACGACGTGGTCGAACGACTCCTGGAATGA
- a CDS encoding DUF7502 family protein: MASDTPPSETSNSPSSAAEPDPRDEMAAAIREVRREAKKAALVPSVVDAAVATLLSNLVLRLFELPIQSSVSLSSLPGVDSSVVVHVAVPIALALGILVAVAEYVIRLRDSPVEQFEAVNPSVAEALRTARDVLGSDGDHGDESTENGWLTGESKTEPSRMTLALYEDVLDRLRDTSSVELLPTRRIVGALVVALLLSAGSIQVAITDLHLDGLGGDQAVSGGNLDGSDRPTELQNGSAILGNSENVSAGSEEVNATLAGTGGSGDGPGSSAAAYDSTGYTGDTAVESQRAGYLDDDTLEEAELIRDYTLQIREKDDE; this comes from the coding sequence ATGGCGTCTGATACACCTCCATCCGAGACCTCGAATAGCCCTTCGTCAGCGGCGGAACCAGACCCTCGTGACGAGATGGCCGCGGCAATCCGCGAAGTCCGCCGAGAGGCGAAGAAGGCCGCACTCGTTCCGAGCGTCGTCGACGCCGCGGTCGCGACGCTCCTTTCGAACCTCGTGTTGCGACTCTTCGAATTGCCGATTCAGTCGTCGGTGTCGCTCAGTTCGCTCCCCGGCGTCGACTCGTCAGTGGTGGTCCACGTTGCCGTTCCAATCGCGCTCGCCCTTGGCATTCTCGTCGCCGTCGCGGAGTACGTTATCCGTCTGCGCGACTCGCCCGTCGAGCAGTTCGAGGCGGTCAATCCGTCCGTTGCAGAGGCACTGCGGACCGCCCGCGATGTACTCGGAAGTGACGGTGACCACGGCGACGAGTCGACGGAAAACGGGTGGTTGACCGGCGAGTCGAAGACCGAACCCTCCCGGATGACGCTCGCGCTCTACGAGGACGTACTCGACCGACTGCGCGATACGTCGTCGGTAGAGTTGCTTCCGACGCGCCGTATCGTCGGTGCGCTCGTCGTTGCTCTGCTTCTCTCGGCGGGAAGCATCCAAGTCGCCATCACCGACCTCCACCTCGACGGTTTGGGTGGCGACCAGGCCGTCTCCGGCGGGAATCTCGATGGGTCCGACCGACCCACGGAACTCCAGAACGGGAGTGCAATCCTCGGCAACTCCGAGAACGTCTCCGCGGGGTCCGAGGAAGTGAATGCGACACTCGCCGGAACCGGTGGCAGCGGCGACGGACCGGGGTCGTCTGCCGCCGCCTACGACTCCACGGGATACACTGGCGACACTGCGGTTGAGAGCCAGCGCGCCGGCTATCTCGACGACGACACCCTCGAAGAAGCTGAACTGATTCGCGACTACACCCTGCAGATACGTGAAAAAGACGATGAGTGA
- a CDS encoding chromosome partition protein, whose translation MSFLGRSLNLSLVLIVVLLTAGTVGATMFYQYSVDTLDQQNEQLREQNKALQSDLSKTQQNLSETRAKLRELNNSLKQTKGDVSQVSSDLEDTESQLESTQKELHTTREDLDDTKSQLSDARDKIDELTNSIDKLEEQRRNLETKNEELNETNAELETQIDDLRDEVASLEEQVDDLENDLEEACSAIEGDKPPACNGV comes from the coding sequence ATGAGCTTCCTCGGGCGGTCCCTGAACCTCAGTCTCGTCCTCATCGTGGTCCTCCTGACCGCAGGAACGGTCGGCGCAACGATGTTCTATCAGTACTCCGTCGACACGCTCGACCAGCAAAACGAGCAGTTGCGCGAGCAAAACAAGGCGCTCCAGTCAGACCTCTCAAAAACACAGCAGAATCTATCGGAGACGCGGGCGAAACTGCGCGAACTGAACAACAGTCTCAAACAGACGAAAGGAGACGTTTCGCAGGTGTCGTCGGACCTCGAAGATACCGAGTCACAACTGGAATCGACGCAGAAAGAGCTGCATACGACCCGCGAGGACCTCGATGATACTAAGTCGCAACTCAGCGACGCCCGCGACAAAATCGACGAACTCACCAACAGTATCGACAAACTCGAAGAGCAACGGAGAAACCTCGAAACGAAGAACGAAGAACTCAACGAGACCAACGCCGAACTGGAAACGCAAATCGACGACCTCAGAGACGAGGTTGCGTCGCTCGAAGAACAGGTCGACGACCTCGAAAACGACCTCGAAGAGGCGTGTTCGGCGATAGAAGGCGACAAACCCCCCGCGTGCAATGGCGTCTGA
- a CDS encoding VWA domain-containing protein gives MLPGLTPLTPTPLAWTVEIAGRTVGLERPIFLIALPVAALLVWALIYRGASGTAGNRSRRLLFASRLLVAFLLVVAAAGPYTVMTRQTDGDPQVTMLVDKSESMAVSKNVASDLAEEIEAEGVPVTMSTVAQGDESPLGDAVAANLRPDGTVVLVSDGRVTSGRSLASATTLARDLNATVSAVSPSPKEAEHYVSIRGPSKTSVGVENTFLARVDGVSPDETASLEVVVEVDGNEVARETVDSPGRVEFSQTFDNTGTHRITAHIAGDDRFSDNDVFRKTVRVVEPPKVLYVSKGSFPFRDYLSKLYDVETAKSVPSDLSSYHAVVLQDMHADDVGNVDALQRFTIDGGGLLVVGGENSFENGGYDGSSLASMLPVTTGEGTSKRTNLVFAIDVSGSAEKGMRVQKSVALDALDQLGDDNKVGIVGFNYRAYEVSPLRPLGPNRKSTVGLIRRLQSGGATDIAVGLNGAAQQLGDRRGTIILISDGHDRFEDAATVADQLGREGIRVITIGTGPNPNGKTLRAIARASGGNYLRADETKRLRILFGGSNRQYAGDGLTVVDRNDFVTAGVELTANPGSVNDVSVRSGANFLVAADDGTPAVASWRYGLGRVATITTYGNDGSLDGLLSSPDSLLLTKSTNFVIGDPERKATGVTEVQDTRIGSPATVVYRGDNRPKETGNLTFSTVQSGVYEATVVPREQGYRDVLDTSFAVNYPAEHSGFGQSAALKSAVTDSGGKLYGPGDATEIARSARDNAAGVKPVRDEWAIAFVLAAFLLYLAEVLVRRVQVYRGKTQSEGGLI, from the coding sequence ATGCTGCCTGGACTCACTCCCTTGACTCCGACACCCCTCGCATGGACAGTCGAAATCGCCGGTCGAACGGTCGGTTTGGAGCGGCCGATATTCCTCATCGCGCTTCCGGTTGCGGCCCTCCTCGTGTGGGCGCTTATCTACCGAGGTGCGTCCGGAACCGCCGGAAATCGGTCGCGCCGCCTCCTATTCGCGTCGCGGCTGCTCGTCGCGTTCCTGTTAGTCGTCGCGGCGGCGGGACCGTACACCGTCATGACCAGACAGACCGACGGCGACCCGCAGGTGACGATGCTCGTCGACAAATCGGAGAGCATGGCCGTCTCGAAGAACGTGGCGTCCGACCTCGCAGAAGAAATCGAAGCAGAGGGCGTTCCCGTCACGATGTCGACCGTCGCACAGGGCGACGAATCACCGCTCGGCGACGCGGTTGCCGCCAACCTCAGACCGGACGGGACCGTCGTCCTCGTCTCCGACGGGCGAGTTACGTCGGGTCGAAGTCTCGCCTCTGCGACCACGCTCGCCCGCGACCTGAACGCGACCGTGAGCGCCGTCTCACCGTCGCCGAAAGAAGCCGAACACTACGTCTCGATACGCGGCCCGTCGAAGACCAGCGTCGGCGTCGAGAACACCTTCCTCGCACGGGTCGATGGCGTCTCGCCCGACGAGACGGCGAGCCTCGAAGTCGTCGTCGAAGTCGATGGCAACGAGGTTGCCCGCGAGACCGTCGACTCGCCGGGTCGCGTCGAGTTTTCACAGACGTTTGACAACACTGGAACCCACCGAATCACCGCCCACATCGCCGGCGACGACCGCTTCAGCGACAACGACGTGTTCCGAAAGACGGTTCGCGTCGTCGAACCGCCGAAGGTGCTCTACGTTTCGAAAGGGTCCTTCCCGTTCCGCGACTACCTCTCGAAGTTGTACGACGTCGAGACCGCAAAGTCGGTCCCATCGGACCTCTCGTCGTACCACGCTGTCGTCCTTCAGGACATGCACGCCGACGACGTTGGGAACGTCGACGCCCTCCAGCGGTTCACCATCGACGGCGGCGGCCTGCTCGTCGTCGGCGGGGAGAACTCGTTCGAAAACGGTGGCTACGACGGGTCGAGTCTCGCTTCGATGCTTCCCGTCACGACCGGCGAGGGGACTTCGAAACGCACGAACCTCGTCTTCGCAATCGACGTGTCCGGGAGCGCGGAAAAGGGCATGCGGGTCCAGAAGTCGGTCGCGCTCGATGCGCTCGACCAACTCGGCGACGACAACAAAGTCGGCATCGTCGGGTTCAACTACCGCGCCTACGAGGTGTCGCCGCTTCGACCGCTCGGCCCGAACCGCAAGTCGACCGTCGGCCTCATCCGCCGTCTCCAATCTGGCGGCGCGACCGACATCGCCGTCGGACTCAACGGTGCCGCACAGCAGCTCGGTGACCGACGCGGGACGATTATCCTCATCAGCGACGGACACGACCGCTTCGAAGATGCGGCGACGGTTGCGGACCAACTCGGCCGCGAAGGCATCCGCGTCATCACCATCGGCACCGGACCGAATCCGAACGGAAAGACGCTTCGCGCAATCGCCCGGGCCTCGGGCGGGAACTACCTCCGCGCCGACGAGACCAAGCGACTCCGCATCCTCTTCGGTGGGTCGAACCGCCAGTACGCTGGCGACGGCCTGACCGTCGTCGACCGGAACGACTTCGTCACCGCCGGTGTGGAGTTGACCGCGAATCCCGGAAGCGTCAACGACGTGTCCGTCAGAAGCGGTGCGAACTTCCTCGTCGCGGCCGACGACGGCACGCCCGCGGTCGCCTCGTGGCGTTACGGACTCGGCCGCGTTGCGACCATCACGACCTACGGCAACGATGGGTCGCTCGATGGACTCCTCAGCAGTCCGGATTCGCTGTTGCTCACGAAGTCGACGAACTTCGTCATCGGCGACCCCGAGCGAAAAGCAACCGGTGTCACGGAGGTCCAAGACACCCGCATCGGGTCGCCCGCGACTGTCGTCTACCGCGGAGACAACCGCCCGAAAGAGACGGGCAACCTCACCTTCTCGACGGTGCAGTCCGGCGTCTACGAGGCGACCGTCGTCCCCCGAGAACAGGGCTACCGCGACGTGCTCGACACCTCGTTCGCGGTGAACTACCCGGCCGAACACAGCGGGTTTGGTCAGTCCGCTGCACTCAAATCCGCCGTCACCGACAGCGGCGGCAAACTGTACGGTCCCGGCGATGCCACCGAAATAGCAAGGTCCGCCCGCGACAATGCAGCCGGCGTGAAACCCGTCCGGGACGAGTGGGCCATCGCCTTCGTCCTCGCCGCGTTCCTCCTGTATCTCGCGGAGGTGCTCGTCCGGCGAGTTCAAGTGTATCGGGGTAAAACCCAAAGTGAAGGTGGTCTGATATGA
- a CDS encoding vWA domain-containing protein has translation MVLDEFFLFPLGLLALLGAVPLVVLYLLRPEPVRRTLPTFQFLAEATGRNASNPIFDRLLRSLLLLIQLLALVALVGSLATPYMLVPESETVSETVIVVDTSASMAVQDGGATRFDQALATAREEVTGTTSVVSAGSTADVVLRRGSDTDARSALDGLRVTSAPGDLRSAITTAASIAGKDARIVVLSDFADDSPWADAVRESRARGLVVELRQFNGGGQGNVGIIDRRFSGSNVTVTVKNYGDAPATRSLELGGVTRQVQLDAGDVATATLPVPTGGGRISLSQGDDFPTDNTLYVAAPEDASVDVLVLTNDENQFLTTALSVIPEVSLTVDNPPTTVSKKYDVIIYSNVTPDRLLSGNVEAGRKTIERGGGVAIQAQDTTPKYGDLLLVSPQQIKTNPTIGTVEDHELTRGITFPPPNQYVAGTLRSGESLVSTTNETPLVATDKRGPGRVVYYGFLEAKSAFKYNYQYPVFWKRTVFYLAGRSTLPELNRATGGSLSAGTNQTVATPAGETTGPEVQLSDAGVYRVGDERFAASLLSESESDVAAESLESDSSPGTSTTRVEEQIVPNPLTEWAALVALAVTLVELAYLRRRGDL, from the coding sequence ATGGTCCTCGACGAGTTCTTCTTGTTCCCCCTCGGGCTTCTCGCCTTGCTGGGCGCGGTGCCTCTCGTCGTCCTCTATTTATTGCGACCGGAGCCGGTCCGGCGGACGCTTCCGACGTTCCAGTTCCTCGCGGAGGCCACAGGGCGGAATGCATCGAACCCGATTTTCGACCGTCTGCTTCGAAGTCTCCTTCTCCTCATTCAACTTCTCGCACTCGTCGCGCTCGTCGGTTCGCTCGCGACGCCGTACATGCTCGTCCCCGAGTCCGAAACGGTATCCGAGACCGTTATCGTCGTGGACACGAGCGCGAGTATGGCAGTTCAAGACGGCGGCGCAACTCGGTTCGACCAAGCGCTCGCCACCGCACGTGAGGAGGTGACTGGAACAACGTCCGTGGTCTCGGCTGGTTCGACTGCCGATGTCGTCCTCCGTCGCGGAAGCGACACCGACGCTCGCTCGGCCCTCGACGGGTTGCGCGTGACTTCTGCGCCGGGCGACCTTCGGTCCGCAATCACGACGGCCGCCTCTATTGCCGGGAAGGACGCTCGAATCGTCGTTCTCAGCGACTTCGCCGACGACTCCCCATGGGCCGACGCGGTCAGAGAGTCCCGCGCGAGAGGGCTCGTCGTCGAACTTCGGCAGTTCAACGGCGGCGGACAGGGCAACGTCGGCATCATCGACCGACGGTTCTCCGGGTCGAACGTCACGGTGACTGTGAAGAACTACGGCGACGCGCCCGCGACGCGGTCACTCGAACTCGGTGGCGTCACTCGGCAGGTCCAATTGGACGCGGGTGACGTGGCGACGGCGACACTGCCGGTCCCGACGGGTGGAGGTCGAATCAGCCTCTCGCAGGGTGACGACTTCCCTACTGATAACACACTGTACGTCGCCGCTCCGGAGGACGCCTCGGTCGACGTCCTCGTCCTCACGAACGACGAAAATCAGTTCCTGACGACCGCGCTCTCCGTCATCCCGGAAGTGTCGCTGACGGTCGATAACCCGCCGACGACCGTCTCGAAGAAGTACGACGTGATTATCTACAGCAACGTCACCCCCGACCGCTTGCTCTCGGGCAACGTCGAGGCTGGCCGCAAAACCATCGAGCGCGGCGGCGGCGTGGCGATTCAGGCCCAAGACACGACGCCGAAGTACGGTGACCTCTTACTGGTCTCCCCGCAGCAAATCAAGACGAATCCGACGATTGGAACCGTCGAAGACCACGAACTCACCCGCGGCATCACGTTCCCGCCACCGAATCAGTACGTTGCCGGCACCCTCCGGTCGGGCGAGTCGCTCGTGAGCACGACCAATGAAACGCCGCTCGTCGCCACCGACAAACGCGGCCCGGGCCGGGTCGTCTACTACGGCTTCCTCGAAGCGAAGTCGGCGTTCAAGTACAACTACCAGTATCCGGTGTTCTGGAAGCGCACCGTCTTTTACCTCGCCGGTCGCTCGACGCTCCCTGAACTGAACCGGGCGACTGGCGGGTCACTCTCGGCGGGCACAAACCAGACTGTCGCGACGCCAGCGGGCGAAACCACCGGTCCCGAGGTGCAACTCTCCGATGCCGGAGTCTACCGCGTCGGCGACGAGCGGTTCGCCGCCTCGCTTCTCAGCGAGTCGGAATCCGACGTAGCCGCGGAGTCGCTGGAATCGGACTCCTCACCCGGTACGTCCACAACGCGGGTCGAAGAGCAAATCGTTCCGAACCCGTTGACCGAGTGGGCGGCGCTCGTCGCGCTCGCGGTGACGCTCGTCGAACTCGCCTATCTGCGCCGACGAGGTGACCTCTGA